The window aaaataTTGGTACTTTAACATCgcaaatacaaataaaatattcgTAAATGTGGTGTCACGTAAGATGCAGACAACGACATAAATAGTTTTAAAGCTTAGATTTGGTGAACCActaaattcatttttctttcataattattttgGACCACGATATTGTTATTGTATCCCTTACTCAAGTTACTAAACAATTGCGCACAGCGATGAACCTTCACCTACTACTGCTAGTATTTGTACTAACTATCCTCGTATCTCTTACTACATAGATACGAAGATGACAAAACAGTTGACTCTCAAGTACGAGATGAAACATATGTTAGATCCAAATTATACTCACCCAAACATTTTCATCTCAATTCTAGTTATTTTTATTGGATTCTGTACGATTTGACTAGAGTCTATGTGTCCGATTGCATTAAGACTTCTGAAGAAACTAACAAAAGTAATTACGAAATCACAGAGGAAATTAAGGGAATTAGAAACTGACCTGACCAAAAATGGCATTAGGAAACTTAAGGCGCACGGCGTCTTCAAGCTCCTTCTTTAGTGTAGCTGCACCTGATTTCATCATCCGCACCGAGCTCAAGTCATATCTCTCAGTCTCCGGGGACTTAACGAAGGCTAGAACCACCGGGGGAGCCACAGGAACCACCGTGACTTTGTACCTCTGAATTAGCTCCATCACCAGATTCAACTCGAACCTCGGCACAATCAGTAACGCCGCACCGGCCCTCATTGCCGAAAGCATCAACGCGTCGAGAGCGTAAATGTGAAACATTGGGAGAAAACAGAGGATAACGTCATTGGCCGTGTAGTTGAGGTTAGGGTTTTCTCCGTCCACTTTCTGAGCAATGCTCGTAACTAAACCCTTGTGAGTAATCATCACTCCCTTTGGAAGTCCCGTTGTCCCGGAGGAATACGGCATCGCCACCGTGTCTTCCGGCGAGATCTCAGGTTTAGGAAGCTCTGTTTCGTCAGCTTGAGTCAGTTCCGTAAAACTCACGTAACCGTCGCCAGTCGATGAAACCACGTCGTCGTCAACGCAAACGATCACGACGCCGTCGTTTTTGAGGTCAGTTAGTTTATCGACGTAGCATTTCTTCGTGATGATCATCTTCGCGGCAGAGGCTTTCGCCTGTTTTACGATCTCCGGCTGCGTATAGAACGGATTCGCGGTGGTGGAGACGGCTCCGAGGTACGCCACGGCAAGAAAAGACAGAGCAAACTCTAGAGAGTTCGGGAGAAGTAGCATGACGACGTCACCGTGGCGGATCCCGAGCCGATGCATCCCTGCGGCGATCCTCCTTGAATTGGTTTGTACATCGGCGTAGGTCAAGATACGTCCCGTAGCACCGTCGATGAGACAAGTGGAGGTTGAGTCACCGTCTCCGTCGCCGGAGAATTTCTGGAAGACGTAATCGGTGAGAGGGAGGTGGTTAGGGATGAAGATATCAGGAAGCTTAGATCGGAAAATGAAACCATGAGGagaaggttcttcttcttcttcttcttcttcttcttcttcttgatctgtcTTGTTTGTGAGAAAATGCGTTTGTTGCTGGAGCACCATTTGTGTGGAGActctaattcttcttctttttttactttgtttgtgAGAAACTTTCTTTACTAAATGTAACGTATATgcttatcttttttatttcccTTTGAATGGGTTTTTATAATGGTacgtttttggtttcttttgtttaatccaTTGATAGTGATTTTTTTCCATGATATACGATTTTCTTAATGATTTTGTCTTTAAATGAACTATTGCTACGTAGTTGGTGAGAGTGggccagtttttttttttttttttaatttaaccttTTTTCATTACAAACAAGTTTACAATTGCCATTATCTAAAATATAAGCATTTTATGTAATAAGAATcgcaaatttatttttaacattgatttattttaaagatatatgtaaattaatCTGATATATCACAATTAAATAGAATTTTCATATTTGAAATGGTTActataattttgaaaagaatAATGACAAATTTGAGTTAATTAAAAGTAAtgttttctttcattatgtTGGGGATAAAATCCATGTATAAAACTCTGCATATAGTATATCATAATTAGACATGTAATATTCATACACTACCTCTGCATAATTAGtaataatatttagttttttttggtcaacatatatTCATATGATAAATCAGGATACTCTGCGCATAGACGGTATGTGAGACGCGACATACACGTGACACGTCCATCTTCTTATCATCTTATGGCATATTACGGAAATGTAAACACGCACAACTTATAATGTGCTAAGCAATAGTTCTATATAATATGTAAGTCCTATTATATAGAACTTACATACTTTGTGTAAtcaatatataacataaataaagtaatttcttatatatcttactaaaaacattatttgtctccgaaatattatatatatttttcgtattttctacattttttaaatgttttttgacgtttgactttaaaaaattctaaaaacaaattaacaatgaGCAATACCCAAACTCCAATATGAACACTTCATGTAATAAATGTTATAAACCTGACAATAAGTTCTGTACGAAAATTTTATAGTTATAGAGTTGATTGTACGACTTCGTCTTTGACGCATAATCTTTTCTTGGTCAATAATATAAgcatttttgtgtgtgtttgtttggtaCGTAAgggatatatagtatttttttggtaggaattaTTGTATCGCTGTTACGGGCAATTTTAAAATACATCAAAAGAAATACAACTATACAATTTACAACAACGgtcaaaaacataattatggaaattaattatatatgaaaaagtgaGGAATGCATACAATATATCTAAGTATAGAGTTTGATATAGCAATGTACAtcttatataagaaaaatgCCTTCAACCTTTTAAGCCATCCTTTTGATATCACTCGAGACAagataaattttacatattgaCTATATATGAAGAGTTGTAGTAACTATTCATAAGCGTGTGAAGCGAATACCGCGTGCTcgaaaaccaaagaaaacaagaacttCAAGCACAAAGTCATAAGTCATTGTAACCAAGTGGTTTAGTTTTGATGGACCCCGGATATGGAAATTGGATGTATAGATTTGACTGAAATAATTTTTGCATTAGACCGGCCGGTTGTAATTAGCTCAAATTACTGTTTGATAATACAAACAGACTAGAATAACCAAAATCTTGTGAGTTGTGATAACACAATTTAGAAGAGGCATGATGGTGCGAGAAGATGCACTTGATGCAATTAAAGTTCAAGGATATGATAGGGATGAAATGGAGGCATCAAAATCTATTGTTGTCAATTTATGGGTTGATAGATGATTTTCTAACAGTTGGGCTTTTATTTCCTTGTAGACAATTCTCAAGATCTAAGATTACAAACATATTTCATGgtgttgtatttgctttctagctagtgttattattttttagagtATAACATAGAGTGATACAGAAAAtcttattgtattttagatttattttattttagaataaaaaatagaaaaatgcaTAGGAGGTAATCTAAGTTCTCAATAACTCATACTTCAATAATACTTTGGAACTTTTATATAGACTAGAATAGTACTCGCGTTACGCCGTGAgattatctttttattttactttagttatatttttttttgtattttgttttttttttccaatttcataatataatatatgttgttagAAATCAAATTTCATAAGTTCTTGataattttaatagtaattttgtttttttttgttattataatttatatcatcttaggatacttgagtttttgatttcataaatttatttttggaatatatttataattttattacctTAAGAAATAAGTTTAGAGATTTCAAACCcttagttcttgatttgtttcttatttaCAAACCCTCTTGAACAAATAGAATTCATGATGCTTTGGTACATAATTTAGGctattttttgctttaaaacTAATGTGATTCTATCATACAAAACATTtgtaaaatatgatattaatgatgatggaaatataaaagagattataaTGATGGAgatcatttcttttttacaatcgaacacaatgttttgtatttattttagataattttagtATATTTCAATATTGATGTGCAGTCCAATTAATATTACTTTTGATATCAATGATCTTCAGTCACACTTAATCAGATAAATCAAATTGAATAAATCCCTAGCTCCACCAAATCCCGAATAAGATAGTATAAAcgacaacgaagaagaagaaatcgagcgttgtttctctttttagttttgtccatgtaagagtaaaaaaaactgatgtgtattattattttaatttaattgggtatttattttaattgatgtgttaGTTTCTGCTTCAATacaaaagctgaggtgtcatgCTCTGGTGAAAAACATAcaacttttattgtattgattgattAAAGCAATAATTTCATCAGTATCCTCATCcattgttaaaacttaaaaacatagaCTTTTCAATAATAGGTTTTGTTCAGTGTTGTGGTCCAATACTGTGATATGGAAATTGTATTTCTTTTAGGTTTTGTGAACATAAGACGATAATTATAGAACTGTGATTCTAACGTCTATAAGAAATTATGGTATGTCTAATTAACTAACTAATGGTGCTGGTTAGTGGTTTAAAAGTTCACCTCATATGTTGAAAAGATCGAAGTTTacatctttctattttttacgTAACTATTCACATAttccaactatatatatatatatatatattatttttaaatgaaagatttgagaaaaatttagaacataatataaaacatttgtttttgaacTTCAAAAGTTTACATATGATTTGGACGCATATATTTGACTATTTTATAACAGAACATCACACACCTCTCTCTCTAACTAAGTTTGATTCcctattataaatatgttatcaaattattactaataatttacaattatgtaaaaatacTCATAATTAGTGTAAAAATGTGTATTTATGTGTGCTTACTTAGAGGGTGgttttggtttgagatttatgaagatttttgaagagttcaacaaattcattaaaagtgaataaatgaaagattgttaaagattgctagagagttttgttgattagttttctaaaatcttgtaaagtcctccaaacaatccgtgtatttttatgatattttccatgactttattttgtaaagaaagtgtctaaaatcatgaaccaataacagaataattgaactcattaacaatcctagattcttttgttttaattgaataacacaaaacttttaatgactttataaaagtgtGAATCTAATaacccagatttgttaagattttaaatgactttttacaaatcacaatctaataacattaaactttaacagagtttaacaaaatcttgatctaataacaacaaattctacataacatttaaaatctttaaaa is drawn from Camelina sativa cultivar DH55 chromosome 1, Cs, whole genome shotgun sequence and contains these coding sequences:
- the LOC104786287 gene encoding 4-coumarate--CoA ligase 4, whose amino-acid sequence is MVLQQQTHFLTNKTDQEEEEEEEEEEEPSPHGFIFRSKLPDIFIPNHLPLTDYVFQKFSGDGDGDSTSTCLIDGATGRILTYADVQTNSRRIAAGMHRLGIRHGDVVMLLLPNSLEFALSFLAVAYLGAVSTTANPFYTQPEIVKQAKASAAKMIITKKCYVDKLTDLKNDGVVIVCVDDDVVSSTGDGYVSFTELTQADETELPKPEISPEDTVAMPYSSGTTGLPKGVMITHKGLVTSIAQKVDGENPNLNYTANDVILCFLPMFHIYALDALMLSAMRAGAALLIVPRFELNLVMELIQRYKVTVVPVAPPVVLAFVKSPETERYDLSSVRMMKSGAATLKKELEDAVRLKFPNAIFGQGYGMTESGTVSSSLAFAKNPFKTKSGACGTVIRNAELKVVDTITGISLPRNKSGEICVRGDQLMKGYLNDPEATSGTIDKDGWLHTGDIGFVDDDDEIFIVDRLKELIKFKGYQVAPAELEALLISHPDIDDAAVVGMKDEVADEVPVAFVVRSEGSQLTEDDVKSYVNKQVVHYKRIKMVFFIETIPKAVSGKILRKDLRGKLETECSK